The DNA sequence CAAACGGAGGTGTATGCCATTTTTCTGCTGGTCCGGAAGGTACGACATCTGTGTGTCCGGCAAAGCAGAATACAGGTCCGGTTGTTCCTCTTCTGGCCCACAAATTCGTTGTGTCGTGGAAAACCATTGGTTCAATTTCAAAACCTAATGGCGCCAGAAATTCAGCCATCATTTTCTGGCAGCCTTCGTCGATTGGCGTTACTGAAGGACGCGCAATCAGATCCTTGGCCAGAGACAAAACGAGAGAGTCGGTCATGCACAATCCTTATTCATTTACCTGATTAATTTATCAATGAGTTATACGCAGATTCAGAAAATCCGATCATGATGTTTTCTTCTGATACCAGAACCGGACGCTTGATAAGCAATGGGAATTGATGCATCAGTGCGATTGCCTGTTCTTCATCATGAACAACCTTTTGTTCCGGAGGCAATTCCCGGAAGGTTTTACTCTGTTTATTCAGCAGCTTTTCCCATCCGGCTGACTGACACCACTGAGATATCTGTGCTTCGTCTGGTGGTGTTTGCTTAAAGTCGATCAGTTCAAATGCAATGTTATTTTGCTTTAACCAGTTTTGTGCTTTTTTGACGCTATCACAGGTCTTGATACCGTAAATAGTAACTGCCACTGCTTACTCCAGCGTATATTGTAGTGAAAGAACTTGGGCTAATCCTTTGTAAACATTAAATACAGCCGTGGTTTTTGGCGTAGGCAGACCTTGTTCATCAAGGAAATACTCACCTTTAAAGACTAATACACCTGACTTTTCGGTGACGTCTGTTACTGCCATGCCGGCTAAATAATCGTCATGCTCTTGCATGATGTGGTTTGCCAATTCGAGCAAAGAGACTTTATTGATAGGTTGTTTGGTTTCCATATATCACCTCCGGGGATCTGTATATGAAACAAAACCGCACATATAGTGCGGTTTTGTATGCAGGCAATAACTGAGAAAGATTATTTAACAGTAACTTTCTTAGTGCCTTTAACTTCAATGTTTACGCGACGATCAGGTGCCAGGCAAACGATCAGATCTTTCTTGGCTTTGATCGCATTGCAGCTGGCCGGGCTTACTGGATCCGCTTCACCACGACCTACCGCAGTAATACGGGTAGCCGACAGACCTTTAGTGGTCAGGAAGTCAGAAACAGTTTTAGCACGATCCTGAGACAGCTTCAGGTTGTAACCGTCAGAACCGATGCGGTCAGTGTAACCGTACACGACGATATTTTTGTCGTCCATTTCCAGGGTCTGGATCTGATTGTACAGTTGTGACAGTGCGGTTACGCCGGCTGGTTTCAGAGTTGATTTGTTGAAATCAAACAGTACATCTGAAGTCAGAGTGAAGTTTTTGGTTTCTTCAACTGGCTGTGGTGCTGGTGCCGGAGCTGGTTCCGGAGCCGGAGTTACAACTGGAGCCGGAGTGCTGCTACGGGTTGGATAGTAAACAACATCCAGACCAAGGCTTTCGCTATCAGATTCGCCGGTCTTCGCATCACCGACACCATCGATATGACGGTAGCGAACTTGTAAATCAACCGGATCAGATACGCGGTAAGCCAGGCCGATACCAAAAATTGGTGAAACACCAAAATCGCTGACATCAGTGCCTTCATTAGTAGCATCCCAACGCATTGCACCCAATTCACCCAGCAGTGACAGGTCTTCTGTCAGTGGGTAACGTGGTAACAAAGAGATGTTTGCACCATGAGCTTTAAAACGTTCGCCATCTACACGGCCATTGCCCAGCCAGTTATAGCCGGCTTCTGCACCAATGTATTCGTTGAAAGTGTAACCACCGAATACGTGTGCAGCAGGGGTGCTGCTTTTATCCGCTGTACCCACATCACCCAGTTCTGAGTAATTGTTACCGCCAAAGCCGGCACCCAGGAATGCGCCTTCGGCGTCGTTTGCAGATGCTGAAACTGACATTGCAGAAGCAACAAACCCTGCGATTACTGATAATACCACTGCTTTTTTCATGATTGTCTCCAGACTATGCTCAGAAGAATCCACTTTTGTTATACACTTTCATTATCTACCAGCTTGCGAATTATGCAAGAATCCAGGGCGTTGTTTGTCGAAATGTTATCCACCGCACGTTTTTTTATGCACCGATTGCCTGTTCCGAATGTACCAGCTGTTTACGCCGCATTATTTAGTGATTAATATGAGCCTCTTTTTTCTTGCATCGCAGAAATACAGACTATAATAAAAATATAATAAAACGGAGCCGGATAAAGCTGTTTAACACCAAACTAGATTCGTTATTGGTAACAGTGAAATTCGCAAATGCGTGAGGAAACATATGAGTCTCGCTCCTGTGTCTGTTGGTCAAAAAATTCGTCATATTCGTGAAACAATGGGGCTTAGCCGTCCGAAATTTGCGGAGCTGCTGGGTGTACCACCAACTACACTGAAAAACTATGAATTAGGCTATCGTGAAGTTGGCGGTGCTTTTTTGGTGGCATTAGCTCATCAGGAACAGTTGCATAAATTCACCCTATGGCTATTGTCAGACAAAATTGCGCCGGAAATCGGTCAGATCAGCCCTGCTGAATATGTCGTTCAAAAATAAGTCTGATTGAAAAGAGAGCCAGTATTGCACTGGCTCTTTTTTTATGGATTTTTTGCTACTATCGGATGCAAACCAATAGCATTGGAATTTTATGAAACTCCAGCAGTTACGCTATATCGTTGAAGTTGTGAACCATAGCCTGAATGTCTCTGCAACTGCAGAAAGTTTGTATACATCGCAACCAGGTATCAGTAAGCAGGTTCGCATGCTGGAAGATGAACTGGGCATTCAGATTTTTGAGCGTAGTGGCAAACATCTTACTCAAGTCACCACTGCCGGGCATGAAGTCATCAAAATTGCTCAGGAAATTCTGGCTAAAGTAGAGTCTATCCGTTCCGTTGCCGGGCAATATACGAACCCGGATCAGGGTTCATTAAATATTTCAACAACGCATACTCAGGCCAGATATGCGCTACCTGAAGTCATTAAAGGCTTTATCAAACGTTATCCGATGGTGTCGCTGCATATGCACCAGGGCTCTCCTGCACAAATCAGTGAGTCTGTTGCCAAGGGTACATCTGATTTTGCTATTGCGACTGAAGCGCTGCATCTTTATGAAGATTTGGTCACTCTGCCTTGTTATCACTGGAACCGCAGTGTGATCGTGCCGAAAGATCATCCTTTGGCTACCTGCCAGCAACTGACGGTTGAAGAATTATCCAAATATCCGTTGGTGACATATACCTTCGGTTTTACAGGCAGGTCAGAGCTTGATGCGGCTTTCAGCCGGGCCGGATTGATACCGAAGATAGTGTTTACCGCAACGGATGCCGACGTGATTAAAACCTACGTCCGGCTAGGATTGGGGGTAGGGGTGATAGCCACGATGGCGATTGATGCCGAAGCAGACAAAGATCTTGTATTGCTGGATGGCAGTCATTTATTCCAATCCAGTACCACCAAGATTTGCTTCCGGAAGGGGATCTTCCTGCGAAGTTATATGTATGATTTTATAGAACGCTTTGCGCCACACTTAACGCGGGAAATTGTCGATAAAGCGATCGCAATGAAAACTCCATTCGAAGTGGATGCATTGTTTACTAATGTGGAATTGCCGACTTACTAAGTGAGTGCAGAAGAATGAAGCCGGTTGCCGGCCTCATTCATAGAACCTGCGGATGGTTACAATGCGGTATGCAAAATTTCTTCGCAGGTTTTCAGTGTCACAGAGCCATTTTCTCCGATCCCTGTCATGCCATGTTTCAGTAGTTTGGCTGCGATTTCCGGGAAATGTTCCGGACCAATGTTATAGGCGGACAGTTTAGATCCCAGGCCGATGGATCCAAAGAAGGCAATGGTTTTATCAATCGCTTGCTGTATCACTTCATCCGCGTTGTCACCACGGATACCCCAGATCCGGTCAGCATACTGCAGTAATTTTTCTTTTTTCTCTTGCTTGCGAACAATCATGGTTGCCGGCAGCACAATCGCCAATGTCTGAGCGTGATCCAGTCCGAATAACGCCGTCAGCTCGTGGCCGATAGCATGAGTGCTCCAATCTTGCGGGACGCCTGCGCCAATCAGGCCATTCAATGCCATAGTCGCACACCACATCAGATTGGCTCTGCTATCGTAGTCTTCCGGTTGCTGGTAGCTTTTGATCCCATCTTCCAGCAAGGTCAGCAGGATGCTTTCGGCAAATCTGTCCTGCAGGTGGGCATTAACCGGATAGGTTAAATACTGTTCCATGACATGACAAAATGAATCGGCGATACCGTTAGCTATCTGAACTTTAGGCAACGTAAAGGTGACAACCGGATCAAGCACCGCAAATTGTGGAAATACCTTGTGGCTTGAGAATGCGAGTTTTTCACTCTCGATGCTGCTTTGCATCGACATCGCACCGGAATACCCCTGAGATCCACTGGCTGAAGGCAGAGAGATCTGACGGTTTTTGCGACTGATAACTGCATGATGATTCATTTCTGAACCCGTGGCAGGTAATGTCAGAACGCATCCGAAAGGGATCACATTTCTGATCCCTTTGCCCTGATTATTCAGAATTTCCCACGGGTCGCCTAACTCCCAGCAGGAAGCCGCAGAAATAAATTTTGTGCCATCAATGACGGAGCCGCCACCGACTGCCAGCAGATAGTTGATCCGTTCTTCTTTTACAATCGCCACTGCCTGCATTAGCGTCGCATAGTCAGGATTTGGTTCTATGCCGCCAAATTCTGTGATTTTCCGACCAGCCAATGCTTTTCTGACCATATCCATGGTCCCGTTGGCAATAACACTTCCCCCGCCATAAACAATCAATATCCGGGCATCAGAAGGGATTTCATGGCTGATTTTTGCGATTTGTCCTTTCCCAAACAATACCTTGGTTGGATTTTGATATTCAAAATTCAGCATATGGTCCCTCGATAAATGTGTATAAATTCATATCCATTATATACAGTAACATTAACAGCTTAAGATCACCTGATTTTCAGAAATCAGCATGAAAATGGATTTACGCTTACAAAAACAGATTTTGGGCTGTTTGCGTGTCTGACCTGTATATGTTTATGATCCTAACCTTATAATTATGAATCAGTTTTACAGATAAAATAGTTGGAAATGATAATAAACAGTAGCAGAATAAATTAAGTCGGAAGACTCAATTGCCGGTGTAGCTCAGTTGGTAGAGCAGCGCATTCGTAATGCGAAGGTCTGGGGTTCGATTCCCCACTCCGGCACCAATAAAATCAATTTGTTATTCATGTTTATGTCTGGTTGTCTCAACTTTTTCTAAGTTTATGTAACGGTTGGTGTAAGCGATGTGATTCAACACTAATCAACATTATCTTTTTGTCGGGTAGAAGCAGAATAGAACACTGTAGGCCAGAGAACCTGCGTTCACATAACCGTGCTCCTGTTCTATGAATTCCGAGTCATTATTTATTCGTTCCAATACCCTGTAGTGCATTCCCAATCGCAAACTGGATTTGAAAAATCCTTAGTTGTTATTACAGCCAAGGTACATCAATCACCTTCATGTCTATCTTGAATTCTGCTATTTCCGCTATTAATAGCGGAAATAGCAGAATTCATGCACATCGTGTTCTGCGTTACATTACTTAATTAAGCCCTATCGAGTCTCTCTTGCCAGCACTAAGCCAAATATATTCAAACCTATATTACTACTGTGACTGAACGGGAATTGCATCTCCAGTATCCATTTCTTGCTCTTAATTATAGACCTATCACAGGAGGCTCTATGGCTCATTTGGTTGAAACGATGGCGTACGCTGGTAGTACACCATGGCACGGTTTAGGCAATCATCTCACTGAACAACAGCCCATTCAGGTCTGGCTAAAAGAGGCTGGAATGGACTGGACGATTGAACAAAGTGATGTTCTGTTTAATGTCGATAGCAGTGCATTACACATTCGTCCGTATGCTGATTCCAAAGTCTTGTTTCGTTCTGATTCTCTAGCACCACTCTCTGTTGTTTCTAATCGTTATCAAGTTGTTCAGCCGCATGAGGTCTTGAACTTCTATAAGGATTTAGTTTCAGTTGGTGGCTTTGAATTAGAAACTGCGGGTGTTCTGAAAGGAGGAAAGAAACTCTGGGCGTTAGCCAAAACAGGTCAGGAAGCCAAGATGAAGGGCAATGACCGCATCAAAGCGTATCTGTTACTGGCAACCAGTTGCGACGGTACGTTATGCACTACTGCGCAATTTACATCTGTTCGGGTGGTTTGTAATAACACCTTACAGATGGCAACTAAGCAGAACTCAGGTGCGGTTAAAGTACCTCACTCTACGAAGTTTGACCCGAAACAAGTCAAGGAGGCATTAGGTCTTGGTTTCTCATCTTGGGATGCCTTTACGCGGGATTTGAAACAACTCAGTCAGCGATCGGTCTCACCACAAGAAGCGGAAAACTATATTCGTGCGGTGCTGGATGAACCTGTACTTACAGATGATCCTACTACCGATTCTAAAGCCTTTCAGCGCATTTCTGGTCTTTATCAGGGCGAAGGTGTGGGCTCTGAATTGGTGTCTGCCAATGGCACCGCATGGGGCTTGTTGAATGCATTTACAGAATACGTGGATCATCATCGCCGAGCGCGTAATCAGGATAATCGGCTGGATTCAGCCTGGTTTGGTCAGGGCGCGTTGCTGAAACAAAAAGCCTTCAATCAGGCGTTAACACTGCTCCACTGATACTCTCATCAATTCGTATCAAAGAACCCCGGATAGGTTTTCCTGTCCGGGGTTTTCTTTTATGTCCGGAGGATAAAATGAAAACACGTTATCACCACGCGATCCGTCTGGCGTCTACCTCAAATCTCACCCGTGATGCCTGGCTGCAGATCCGGCAACAAGGGATCGGTTCATCGGATGCCGCAGTGGCTATCGGTCTTTCACCGTACAAAAGTCCGTTATCGCTGTGGCTTGAGAAAACTCAGCGTAAAGCAGCGGATGATCTATCGGAAAAAGAGGCGGTGATTTGGGGAACGGTATTAGAACCGGTATTGGCGTCAGTTTATGCTGAGCGAACAGGTAAAAAGGTACGCCGCGTCAATGCGGTGCTACAGCATACGGAATATCCCTTCATGCTGGCGAATCTCGATCGGGAAGTCTTAGACCCGGCAGGGAACGGTGTGCTGGAAATCAAAACGACGGGTTATCACTCTGCACCACAGTGGGAAGAGGGCGTACCGGTCGCTTATCAATGTCAGGTGTTGCATCAATTGGCTGTAACCGGTCATGCCTGGGCGGATGTTGCGGTGCTGATTGGCGGGCAAGATTTCCGGATTTATCGCATTCATCGTGATGATGACAAGATCACTGATCTGATCCGGCGGGAAGCGCAATTCTGGCAGTGTGTCTCTGATGACCGACAACCGGAACCGGATGGTTCAGATGACGCAGGGCAAGCCTTACAGTGGTTGTTTCCCCGTGATGACGGGCAAACCATCGATCTCTCTGAGTCCGCCGAATACAACGAGCTCTTTTCTGAACTGCTTCATTTACGTCAGAGTAAAGAAGAAACCGAACGACAGGAATCACAGGTCAAACAACGGTTACAGGTCGCTTTAGGTTCTGCCACCGCAGCCGTTTTCCAGAATGGTCGCATTACTTGGCGTAAAGCCAAAGATCGGCTGGTCCCTGATTTGGACAAACTCATATTGGAACATCCAGAAATTATTCAGCAATACGGCAAACCGGTTGTGGGTAGTCGCCGTTTCCTGATCCAACCTGAAAGGAGCGCATCATGATCAAAGGACTGGCAATTACACCGCCTGTCATCGGACGGATCTCCATTGGCCGTTTGGTCTGTAAAAACGACAAATGGCTACCCGAGAAAGATGATAGTTTTACTTTAACCACACAGGTGAAAAACAAAGGGGAGTGGTTACTGCATCCGTTGCATCAGAAGTTGGTAGAGTCGGCACCGAATAACAAAATCCGCGCCATTCCGGTTCGGATGTTATTCAACGACACTGACCTGAATCTGAGGGCGGAATACAGCGCGTTTGACCGTAACACTGGCCGTCCGCTTTGTGTTGGGAACGGGGAGAGTGCAAAGCGAGTCAATGAACAGGGTGGCACCGATGAACAAGCGTGTGCGGGTCCGCAGTTTTGTCCATTTGCCCGACAACACGGTTGCAAACTGTATGGCCGACTCAATGTTCAGGTGGACGGGCAAAACGATGAACTGGGTAGCTTTATCTTCCGTACCACCGGCTATAACTCGGTGCGAACACTGGCCGCCCGGCTGCAATACTTCCATGCCATCAGTGGTGGGCTCACTCGTTATCTGCCGCTGTTACTGAGACTGCGCGCCAAAAGCACCACCCTCTCATATCAGACCCCGGTCTATTACGTGGACCTGACCTTAAGAGAAGGGATTGAGCTTGCTTCAGTCATTGCACAGGCGAAAGAGGCTGCTGGATCAGATATTGAGGCTGGCTTAGTTCTGGAGGCACTGGAACAAACCGCCCGTCAGTTATTACAGAACGGCCAGTTCGAAGATTCAGAGGAAGAAATACCACTGGTGATGGAAGAGTTCTATCCGGAAGAAAACCCGTTAGATCCATCAGCTAACCAGTTGGAGCAGCCCGTCTCGGCTCAGTCGGCGACCCGTCGTACCGCAACCAGACCATCCAGACTCACGGACAAGCTGGGTTCGGTAACACAGTAATCACCTTATTTCTTATTCAATCAGCGCCCCGTCATTGGGGCGTTTTTATTTCCGGGATCAGGAGAATTTATATGCAAATCGGCGATCACGTGGTAACCCCCAGAATAGGCTATACCCATCACGGTCTATATCTCGGGAATAAAGAAGTCATTCATTATGAGGGCAGCTCCTTGGGAGATCTGTCAGGTCGGATAACCCAGGTTAGTCTTGAGCAATTTTGTCAGGGGAATGGTTGTACGGTCAGGGAGTATCCCATCCGGATTTATGGCCGGAAGGAAAGTGTACAGCGGGCTTATACGCGGTTAGGGGAGGCACAGTACGACGTGTTGTTGAACAACTGCGAGCAATTCGTGACCTGGTGCATCATGGGGTTTGCTTACAGTGAACAAATTAATGAACTGGTTGCGCTGGGCATAGTGGGAAAGTCGGTGATGAAGTCACTTAGCCATCAGGCAGAGCCGGTCGCTATGGCAGGTTATCTGGCTACGCAATCCGTCAACAATGAGACGGTGCGTCACACTGTACAAGCGGTATTACCTGCGAGCTCGTCGCTGGTTGCTAGTACTGCCGGTGCAAGTGTGGCCCTTTCATCAGGGACCGCCTTAGTGAGCAGTGGTCTGACTATCACATCGGTGACGCCATTGGCTATGCCGATTGTTGCGGGGGTAGTGGTGGGTTACGGCATCAAAAAGGTCATTGATTGGGTATGGGATGAATTATGAGAAATACAAAATTTAAAATCGATGAGACGAACGGAACCTATACGGTGGCCTCACCGGTTACAGAAAAAGACATATTGATCATGGCCCGGCGATTGGCTAAAAATCGCTTGGCGAAAGGCTGTAGCATTGAACGCCCGTCATCGGCATTTATCTATTTGCAAGCACTCATGGGGAATTACGAAAATGAAGTATTCGGCTCGTTGTTTCTGGATAATCAACATCGGATCATTTGTTTTGAAGAACTATTCCGCGGCACACTCAATGTCACGAACATTCATCCGCGGGAGGTTGTAAAGAGGGCATTGGCTGTCAATGCCGCTGCGGTTATTTTCGTCCACAATCACCCATCCGGAGAACCCGAGCCCAGCGAAGCAGACAAAAAAATCACAGTTCAACTACGGGAGACGCTTAATCTGATCGACGTCAGGGTTTTAGATCATATTGTGGTCGGAGCTAAGGCATGCATTTCTATGGCTGAACGAGGACTGGTATGATTTGAGTACAGGTGAGTGATGAAGGCAGGAAAGGGCGAGATTGCAACGAGGCCGGATGTAATGGCCTCTTTTTTTTTGGGGGGGTAAATTGACAGATGATTGACAAACAGAGTTCTCCATAGAGACTTTGCAGTCTGATCTGGGTATCTGGTTAGGCTATTACAATAATCAATCAACACATCAAGGGAAAATGTGTTGCGGTCATACGCAGCTCATATTTGGTGCATGGATTACATGATCAGGTTCTTGCAGGAGTATATTTCGCTATCAAATTTACTTCTGAGCTCTACTGAATCATTTACCAATCCTTTAGATGTAAATTCATGTTCAAGCATGAACTCAATAAATCCATTAATTCTGAGATCCATGCTTGAGAGTAACAATGATTTGCCACGTTCAAGACAGAGTGGAACGATTAGTTGTTCCGTTTCTCGTTTAATGTTTTGTAGTGTACTTACTGGGCCGTCTAAATTAATTCTGGCTGTGCTACCGGCCAAAGTAACTGCATCATCCCATTGTTTAACGATGTCATTGATTCTTTCGTACGATTTTGAAAATTCTGTCCTTTCCTGCTCTCGTTTCTGGGCTATCTTCAGCGCTCTTTCTTCAGCTTCTAGCTGTGCTTTCCTGGCTTGATTCTCTAATTCAATAGCATCTTGCTGCTGTAATCGGACGGCCTCTGCGGCAGAGTCCGCTTTTTGTCTGGCGATCAAAGCTTGAGCTTGAACCTCTTCTTGATTTCGTTTGTGAACATGAAGCCCGATTAAAGCAGCAAGCGAGATTATTAAAACAAGGAGAATATGGAAGAAGGTTATTTTTGATTTTTTCTGATAACCATCAAAATCAAAGTAAGTCATATCGCTAATCCCTTAGCATTTGTAAAGAAACGTAAAGTTATCTTAACCAACCAAAGGGGCGATATGAATCTTATTGTTGATTCATTTAAGTTTTTTTGATCTGGATTACCACAATTTAGACGACCACCACACTCGGCCAAGCATCGTCACGCTGTCCTGGCGGTCTTCTCTGTTAAGAACTTCATCAGGGTAGTTATCTCGGTTGAATGATCTGATTAGCAAACCACCATCTGAACGCTCGATCAGGATTTTTACCCGCAGTAAGTCACCATCGCGAATAGCATATGTATCGCTGTCTATTACCTTTGTCTTGCTGGTATCAATGCCTACAAGGTCGCCGTCTTTAGCTACGGGCTCATGCTGTTCCTATCTGGCTACCTTGGCGCAGGTGGGGCTGACGCCCTGTTTATTCAGCGTGTAGCGGCGGAATGGCTGCTCGTATTTCTCAACGTCAACAATAGAGGGAGCCCCATTCCCGGCAAATAACTCAACACCAATCAACGGCACTGTTACGTACTCATTTTTATCTTGATCCATAGATTTCCACTCAACCGGGGTTAGCTTGCTTTCTAGCGCATTAGGTTCCGGCCCCTCTCCGGTAAGCAACCACTCAGGTTTTACCTGAAACACTTTGGCTAATTTACGGGGCAAAGATATTTTCCACGGGATAAAACATCATGAATTGGAAACAGTTTTGTGAGTTTTACCAGGTGGCAGTGATAACAGGGTCCAGAATAAATGCTGACCCAAAAGAAAAGCCCCGTGCTGCATAACGCCGGGGCTTCAGATTATAAATTGGAGTTTATATTGCATTTTTTCTAACCAAAAAACTGAACCATTAGATCAAGTGAATCCATTCGTGTGTATGTTCCGATGGAGGACATTCAGTCCTATTTAAAAGTAGTTGCTGAAAGCAAAAGGGTCAAATGATGGAAGGAGGGAAAAGCTACATGCATCACAAAAGAAAAGCCCCTGACTAAGAGGGGCGGGGCTCAAGATTGTAAACCGGAATTTATGGTGTTTTTTAACTAACCAAGCGCGTCGTTCCATCGAGCCAAGAAATGCGATCAAGGGCACATTATTTTCCATGTGCCGGACGGGAAGTCCTCATTAAAGGTAGTCGCAGATATATAAGGCTTCAAATAAATAAGGCAAAAAATCCACTCTGTTAACAAGGAAATTTACCATGTGATAAACAGAAATGAGCGAGAACAAACGGCCCCTTCTGTCTCATCATTAGGGCTAAACCGACTTCTCGACACAGGTGTCCGGCTCCGTCACCGCAATTCTTCTCAGGAAAAGGCTAAAATTGTCAGTCAGCCGAGGATGCCCGGCGATTCTGTTTGCTATAACAAGATTAACTGGGTATCGGAGAGCAATAATGATAGTCGGTATTGAGGCATTAACTCGAGAGCTTATTTCTCAGCATGACTGGATTTTCCCTGTTGTTAATGGAAAAAGAATAGGACATGCGATAGACATGGCCTCTGTTTATTCATTACATGGGATCAAAGTACTCATAGTCCATGGAACAAGCATTCTTGAGGTTGAAATTGAAATCGATTCTGTAGAAAACCGAGAAATGCTGCATGAAAAGATCCGAGCTTTACTTGAACAACCGCTTATTTATCCGCCGTATCAACATGGTGATCAGAGCTTAACCGCTAATAGAAGAAAATACCCTAGTCTGGATAAATATAGGGCAATCATGAGTGATAAAACCGGAATGTGAGTGAATCAAAATCAGCAGGCAAGAAAAAGCCCCATACATAGGTCGTCAGAGAGCGCGTATGAGGCTTTATACGTAAACCGGATTTCCAAGCGATGCTACTTTTTATTGTGAGTTCTATTTAACGTTAGACCATACATCAAAATTTGCCAAAGATAGTCATTAACTACTTAGCTAGAATCCAAATTCACCAAGCATGAAAAAAGCCCCGAGCATGGTGTTGCTCGGGGCAAATCGGTTTTACGCATACGGGATAAGCTGCATTATCAGCTATGAGCAGACTACAGATTCAAATGCGATAAGTCTAGTTCTATAAACGACGGAGAGAGGGTGATCATCTGTAGTATTTCGCGCAGCATAATGAGACGTAGAAAATTAGAGCACTAGACTTTGACCTGTCCTGACAATAGTGGAGCTCACATTTCTTAGGGTACCCAGCGTGAAAATGACCTGCAGATTAGGAAAACGGCAGAAGAAATTGACTAATCAGGCAGCGCTTCCTGCAGCAGATGGCGATAATGATCCTGTTGCTCGGGAGAGTAGAGATAGAGCATGGACTGATCCTCATGATCGGGTAATCAATAGAATTATAAAAACATAATCATCACGACAGTTTCATACATGATTTTACATATTTAATGTATTCCTGATGACTTTTATAGATATATTTAATATCCTATTGAATCCATACCTTTGTATCAGGTGAAGATGAAGTTTTTTCTGTTGGGACGTCAGACGTCAAATCCTATTCTGAATCGCTTGCCGGCTATGTCTCATCTCTCTTCATTACCTGATGCAGTTGATGAGCCATCTTGCTTTATCCTCAATCTGGATGATCCGGTGCAGCAGGATCAGTTATTGGTACAGATCAGGAAGCACCCCCGCTGGTTTGCTTTTCCGGTTTTCACCGTTCAGCCAAGTCAGCTGTCTGCGTATTTATCGGATGGCAATATCCCGGATGATCTCCAGATC is a window from the Tolumonas auensis DSM 9187 genome containing:
- a CDS encoding lecithin retinol acyltransferase family protein produces the protein MQIGDHVVTPRIGYTHHGLYLGNKEVIHYEGSSLGDLSGRITQVSLEQFCQGNGCTVREYPIRIYGRKESVQRAYTRLGEAQYDVLLNNCEQFVTWCIMGFAYSEQINELVALGIVGKSVMKSLSHQAEPVAMAGYLATQSVNNETVRHTVQAVLPASSSLVASTAGASVALSSGTALVSSGLTITSVTPLAMPIVAGVVVGYGIKKVIDWVWDEL
- the radC gene encoding RadC family protein — protein: MRNTKFKIDETNGTYTVASPVTEKDILIMARRLAKNRLAKGCSIERPSSAFIYLQALMGNYENEVFGSLFLDNQHRIICFEELFRGTLNVTNIHPREVVKRALAVNAAAVIFVHNHPSGEPEPSEADKKITVQLRETLNLIDVRVLDHIVVGAKACISMAERGLV